From the Priestia koreensis genome, one window contains:
- the glpX gene encoding class II fructose-bisphosphatase: protein MERSLSMELVRVTEAAALASARWMGRGKKDEADDAATSAMRDVFDTIPMKGTVVIGEGEMDEAPMLYIGEKLGNGYGPRVDVAVDPLEGTNIVASGGWNALAVLAIADHGNLLHAPDMYMDKIAVGPEAVGTIDINAPVIDNLRAVAKAKNKDVEDIVATVLNRPRHEHIIAQIREAGARIKLINDGDVAGAINTAFDHTGVDILFGSGGAPEGVIAAVALKCLGGELQGKLLPQTDEELKRCKEMGIADITRVFYMEDLVKGDDAIFAATGVTDGELLKGVQFKGSVGTTHSLVMRAKSGTVRFVDGRHSLKKKPNLVIKPS from the coding sequence ATGGAACGAAGCTTATCGATGGAATTAGTTCGAGTAACAGAAGCAGCAGCACTAGCATCTGCAAGATGGATGGGCCGTGGGAAAAAAGATGAAGCTGATGATGCAGCGACATCAGCTATGCGTGATGTATTTGACACCATTCCAATGAAAGGGACGGTTGTGATTGGCGAGGGAGAAATGGACGAGGCGCCGATGCTATATATTGGGGAAAAGCTAGGAAACGGCTATGGTCCTCGCGTTGATGTGGCGGTTGATCCGCTTGAGGGGACAAACATTGTTGCTTCAGGAGGCTGGAACGCTCTAGCGGTTTTAGCGATTGCAGATCACGGGAACTTGTTACATGCTCCTGATATGTACATGGATAAAATTGCTGTAGGTCCAGAGGCGGTAGGAACAATCGATATTAACGCACCTGTCATTGATAACCTACGTGCGGTTGCGAAAGCGAAAAATAAGGACGTAGAAGATATTGTGGCAACGGTTTTAAATCGTCCACGACATGAGCATATTATTGCCCAAATCCGTGAAGCTGGTGCACGCATCAAATTGATTAACGATGGAGACGTAGCGGGTGCAATCAATACAGCATTTGATCATACCGGTGTTGACATTCTATTTGGCTCAGGTGGAGCGCCTGAGGGTGTGATCGCAGCAGTAGCTCTAAAATGCCTAGGTGGTGAGCTTCAAGGTAAGCTTCTTCCCCAAACGGATGAGGAATTGAAGCGATGCAAGGAGATGGGGATCGCGGATATCACGCGTGTCTTTTATATGGAGGATCTCGTAAAAGGAGATGACGCCATCTTTGCGGCTACAGGTGTAACGGACGGTGAGCTATTAAAAGGCGTGCAGTTCAAAGGTTCTGTCGGAACGACTCATTCCCTTGTTATGCGTGCAAAGTCTGGAACAGTCCGTTTTGTTGATGGACGTCACAGCTTAAAGAAAAAACCAAATTTAGTTATTAAACCTTCCTAA
- the fsa gene encoding fructose-6-phosphate aldolase, whose product MKFFIDTANLDEIKEAHALGVLAGVTTNPSLVAKEKISFEDRLKEITDLVPGSVSAEVISLEAEGMIEEGKKLAEIAPNITVKVPMTPDGLKAVKTFSELGIKTNVTLIFSANQALLAARAGATYVSPFLGRLDDIGQDGLDLISQIAEIFLVHNIETEIIAASIRHPMHITEAALRGAHIATVPYKVIMQLFHHPLTEAGIQKFLEDWEKRTV is encoded by the coding sequence ATGAAATTTTTTATCGACACAGCCAATTTAGACGAAATTAAAGAAGCACATGCATTAGGGGTTTTAGCAGGTGTAACGACAAATCCAAGTTTAGTAGCAAAAGAGAAAATCTCTTTTGAAGATCGTTTAAAAGAAATTACAGATTTAGTTCCTGGATCTGTAAGTGCTGAGGTTATTTCATTAGAAGCCGAAGGAATGATTGAAGAAGGTAAGAAACTAGCAGAGATTGCACCGAACATTACGGTAAAAGTTCCAATGACACCAGACGGATTAAAAGCAGTTAAAACATTCTCTGAGCTAGGAATTAAAACGAATGTAACGCTTATTTTCTCTGCAAATCAAGCTCTTTTAGCTGCGCGTGCAGGCGCTACATATGTATCACCTTTCTTAGGAAGATTAGATGATATTGGTCAAGACGGCCTGGACTTAATCTCTCAAATTGCGGAGATATTCTTAGTTCATAACATTGAAACAGAAATTATTGCGGCTTCTATTAGACACCCTATGCATATTACTGAAGCAGCATTAAGAGGCGCGCACATTGCCACTGTACCTTATAAAGTAATTATGCAACTTTTCCATCATCCATTAACGGAAGCAGGTATTCAAAAGTTTTTAGAAGACTGGGAAAAACGTACGGTATAA
- a CDS encoding UDP-N-acetylglucosamine 1-carboxyvinyltransferase: MEKLKIQGGVPLNGTIRVSGAKNSAVALIPATILANSPVTIEGLPDISDVQILSDLIEEIGGQVSFESGELTVDPSKMVAMPLPSGKVKKLRASYYLMGAMLGRFNKAVVGLPGGCHLGPRPIDQHIKGFEALGAQVTNEQGAIYLRADELRGARIYLDVVSVGATINIMLAAVRAKGQTIIENAAKEPEIIDVATLLTNMGARIKGAGTNVIRIDGVDELRGCRHSIIPDRIEAGTFMIMAAGAGERVVIDNVIPQHIESIIAKMREMGVKIETSSDQILVMGNRDFKAVDIKTLVYPGFPTDLQQPFTSLLTRATGTSVVTDTIYGARFKHIDELRRMNAVIKVEGRSAIINGPTQLQGAKVKASDLRAGAALVTAGLMAKGITEVTGLEHIDRGYSHLVDKLSGLGAVIWRERMTDSEIEQFQNS, encoded by the coding sequence ATGGAAAAGCTAAAGATACAAGGTGGAGTACCATTAAACGGGACTATACGAGTAAGTGGAGCTAAAAACAGTGCTGTTGCTCTGATTCCCGCTACAATTCTAGCTAATTCTCCTGTAACGATTGAAGGATTGCCAGATATATCTGATGTGCAAATTTTATCAGATTTGATTGAAGAAATAGGTGGACAAGTATCATTTGAGAGTGGAGAACTAACCGTTGATCCATCGAAAATGGTTGCAATGCCGCTGCCGAGTGGAAAGGTTAAAAAGCTTCGCGCGTCCTATTATCTCATGGGGGCCATGCTAGGCCGCTTTAATAAAGCTGTTGTGGGTCTTCCTGGTGGATGTCATTTAGGACCACGCCCAATCGATCAGCATATTAAAGGGTTTGAAGCACTGGGGGCTCAAGTAACGAATGAGCAAGGTGCTATTTATTTGCGTGCTGATGAGCTACGAGGGGCACGGATTTATTTGGATGTTGTGAGCGTGGGTGCGACAATCAATATCATGTTAGCGGCTGTGAGGGCAAAAGGCCAAACGATTATTGAAAATGCCGCCAAAGAACCAGAAATTATTGACGTTGCGACTTTACTTACCAACATGGGCGCTCGCATTAAAGGAGCGGGTACGAACGTTATTCGTATTGATGGGGTAGATGAACTAAGAGGTTGTCGCCATTCAATTATTCCAGATCGTATTGAAGCAGGGACATTCATGATTATGGCAGCTGGAGCGGGAGAAAGGGTCGTAATTGATAATGTGATACCTCAGCACATCGAATCGATTATTGCCAAAATGAGAGAAATGGGCGTGAAGATTGAAACAAGCTCAGATCAAATTTTAGTCATGGGAAATCGTGATTTTAAGGCTGTAGATATTAAGACTCTTGTCTATCCAGGATTTCCAACCGATCTACAACAGCCATTTACTTCCCTTTTGACAAGGGCTACAGGTACAAGTGTTGTAACGGATACGATTTATGGTGCAAGGTTTAAGCACATTGACGAATTGCGTAGAATGAATGCGGTCATTAAAGTAGAAGGAAGATCAGCCATTATTAATGGTCCTACTCAGCTTCAGGGAGCCAAGGTAAAGGCTTCTGACCTGCGTGCAGGGGCTGCTCTAGTCACAGCAGGATTAATGGCCAAAGGAATTACAGAAGTAACGGGCCTTGAGCATATCGATCGTGGGTACAGTCATTTGGTAGACAAGCTTTCAGGTCTTGGCGCTGTCATTTGGCGTGAACGTATGACCGATAGCGAAATTGAACAATTTCAAAATTCCTAA